CGTGATGACCGTCTTCCAGGCCCTCCGACCCGGCGACCACGTCCTCCTCCCCGACGACGTCTACCACGGCGTCCGTCACCTCATCCGTTCTGTCTTCGCCGAGTGGGGGCTGATCTGCTCCGAAGCAGACCAGACTGATCTCGATGCCGTGCGGGCTGCCGTCCGCCCGGAGACCCGGCTCGTCTGGGCCGAGACGCCCTCGAACCCGCTCCTCAAGGTCACCGACCTCGAAGCCCTCGCGGGCGTCGCACGCGATGCCGGCGCGCTCCTGCTCGTCGATGGCACCTGGACGACCCCGCTCCTCCAGCGCCCTCTCGACCTCGGGGCCGACCTCGTGCTGCACTCGGCGACGAAGTACCTCAGCGGGCACTCGGACACGCTGCTCGGCGCGCTCGTGGCGAGGCCGGGGCTGGAGTTGTTCGAGCGCGTGCGGGCACTCCAGAAAAGCGCTGGGGCCGTTGCCGACCCGTTCGGGTGCTGGCTCGTGCTGCGCGGGCTGCGCTCACTCGGAGCGCGGATGCCGCTCCACAGCCGGAACGCGCAGTGCCTCGCCGAAGCGCTCGCTGCGCACCCGGCGGTCGAGGCCGTGCACTACCCCGGCCTGCCGGACCACCCCGGCCACGGCATCGCCCGCCGGCAGATGGACGGCTTCGGCGGGATGCTCTCGTTCCAGGTGCACGGCGGGGCCGAGGAGGCCCTCGGCGTCGCGGCCCGGTGCCGCCTCTTCCGGCGAGCCACCTCGCTCGG
This sequence is a window from Bacteroidota bacterium. Protein-coding genes within it:
- a CDS encoding aminotransferase class I/II-fold pyridoxal phosphate-dependent enzyme produces the protein MPPRRPHLSTRLAQAGCHPDPQTGSLTPPLHLATTFERPASGDYGGGYVYARWGNPTRDLLEATLADLEHPGGEAAAFASGMAAVMTVFQALRPGDHVLLPDDVYHGVRHLIRSVFAEWGLICSEADQTDLDAVRAAVRPETRLVWAETPSNPLLKVTDLEALAGVARDAGALLLVDGTWTTPLLQRPLDLGADLVLHSATKYLSGHSDTLLGALVARPGLELFERVRALQKSAGAVADPFGCWLVLRGLRSLGARMPLHSRNAQCLAEALAAHPAVEAVHYPGLPDHPGHGIARRQMDGFGGMLSFQVHGGAEEALGVAARCRLFRRATSLGGTESLVEHRASIESQPTPTPQNLLRLSVGLEHAGDLAADLTGALDAVLVAR